The DNA sequence CTCAAGGCCGAAGGCCAGGTCACGCGTCGCCTTGCGGCCATGACGGCGCTCAACAACTTCGTGGCCGTTCTGGCCGCCTATGCCTTGTTGCCGGTGATCGCGCATGAGGCCGGGACGCCGGTCTGGACGCTGATCCAGCACACCCTTTATTCGCTGGTCGGTTCGGCCATCCTGGCCTATCTCACCTACTGGCTGATGATGCCGCTGGCGCGCCTGCTGGGCCGCGAGAACAGTTCGCAGTTCGTGCTGGTGATCTCGGTGATCGCGCTGGCCATTGGCGTGGCCCATGCGCTGCATTTGCCGGTGATGCTGACCATGCTGATCTTCGCCATCCTCTCCAAGAACCTGGATCGTCAGTTCGACCTGATGGAGCTGGAGTTCGGCGTGGCCAATGAATTGTTCGTGGTCATGCTGTTCGTTACCGTGGGCGCTTCGATGAAGCTGTCGGACCTGAGTCTGTTGGGCTACTCGGTGCTGATCCTGATTGCGGCGCGCTTCCTGGCGATGGGGCTGGGCATCTTCCTGTTTGCCCGCTTTGCGCGCATGAACTGGCGTCAGGCCGGGTTGCTCACGCTGGGTACTTTGCCCATGACCGAGATCGGCGTGGGGCTGATGCAAACGGTCTCTTCGCTGTATCCGCACACCACGGCCAATGTCGTGCCGCTGCTGGCGGGCAGCATGGTGGTCCTGGAATTCCTGGGGCCGGTGGCAACCCAGTTTGCCTTGATCAAATCTGGAGAGAGTGGACGCGAATGAATACCGAGACACTGATCCGCACTGAACATGACGCCCCCAGCAGTCAGGCCCATGTGGTCGGCTCGCAGGAGAGCGCGGGCATGTTGCCGTTCGGTTCTTCCACGCCCTTTACCATGGGTATCGAGCTGGAACTGCAACTGGTCAATCGCCGCAACTACAACCTGGCCAGCGATGCGGTCGATCTGCTGAACTGGATCGAGCCGCGCGATCTGCAAAAGCAGATCAAGCTGGAAATGACGCAGGGCATGATCGAGCTCAATTCGGGCATCCATACCCGCGTCGATGAATTGATCGAAGAGTTGAAGGGCTTGCGCGCGGCCTTGAACAAGGGGGCGCAATATCTCAACATTGATGTCTCCGGTGGTGGCGCGCATCCCTTCCAGCACTGGAACGAACAGCGTATCACGCCCAGCGAGCGCTTCCATTATCTGCACGAGAAATACGGCTACCTGGCCAAGACCTTCACGGTCTTCGGGCAGCACATCCATATCGGCGTGGAGAATGGTGATGATGCGCTGTATCTCACACATGGCTTCTCGCGCTATGTGCCGCATTTCATCGCGCTGTCGGCGGCCTCGCCCTTCTATCAGGGGGCCGATACCAAGTTCGATTCCTCGCGCAGCAACGTGGTGCGTGCCTTCCCGCTGTCGGGCACGGCGCCGGTGCATACCAAGTGGGCCGAATTCGAGACCTACTACGATGAATTGCATCAGATGGGCATCATCGCCAGCATGAAGGATTTCTATTGGGACATCCGCCCCAAGCCCGAATACGGCACGGTGGAAATCCGCGTCTGCGATACTCCCCTGACCATCGAACACGCCGCGCACCTGGGCGCTTATGCCCAATTGCTGGCGCGCTGGATCCTGACCGAGCGGCCCTTCGTGGTGAGTGACGATTTCTACCTGCTGTATCAATACAATCGCTTCGAGGCCAGCCGTTTCGGCTTGAATGGGCAGTTGGCGCTGCATGGTGCCACGCCCTCGCAATCGCGCAAGCTTCCCATCTATGAACATCTGTTACAGCAACTGCAGTTGCTGGAACCCTATGTGGCCAACGAGGCCGAGCGGCAGACCATCCTGCGCCTGCGCCGTATTGCGCATGACCGCCTCTCCGACGCCAGTTGGTTGCGCCAGATGTTTGCACAGCGCGGTTCGCTTAACGACATGATGCGGCTATCCTCGGAATTGTGGATGGGGGTGGAGCCGCCGCCGTATTTCCAATAAACGATTTAAATGATATAAATTGTTTATGAATTATGTTGGGCGACAGTGCAGTTGAGGCACCTGGCATCCCGGGTGATTGCAGAGCACGCGGGATGATGGGAGGAAGAAGGCCAGGGGCCGGTATCGCAAGATGCTGGCCCCTTGTCTTTGGGGCGTTGTTGCATGGCCCTTGTCTTCCGGGGGCGGGATCGCCGACAATCACGGCTTTGAAGCGGCCTCGGGCTGCACCGAAATGCGTGCCGGAGGAAGCATGAGCAAGAATCATCCCAATCATTTTGATGTTGCCATCATTGGCGCCGGCGCGGCCGGCATGATGTGCGCCGCCGTGGCCGGCCAGCGTGGCCGGCGCGTGGTGCTGATCGACCATGCCGGCAAGCTTGCCGAAAAGATTCGTATCTCGGGCGGCGGGCGCTGCAATTTCACCAATGTGGGCGCGGGCCCGCAGCATTATCTTTCACAGAACCCCCATTTCTGCCGCAGTGCGCTGTCGCGCTATACGCCGCAGGATTTCATCGGGCTGGTCAAGCGGCATCGCATCGGTTTCCATGAAAAGCACAAGGGGCAGTTGTTCTGTGATGACTCCGCCGAGGACATCATCGCCATGCTCAAGGCTGAGTGCGATGTCGGCAATGTCAGTTGGCGGATGCCGTGCAGCGTGCAGGCGGTGAGCAAGAGCGGCGAGCAGTTCCGCATCGCCACCAGCGCCGGCGAGATCCAGGCGGCGAGCCTGGTGATTGCCACCGGTGGGCTCTCCATTCCCAAGATCGGTGCCACCGATTTCGCCTATCGCATCGCCAGGCAATTCGAGTTGAAGCTGATCGAGCCGCGTCCCGGCCTGGTACCGCTGACCTTCGATGGCAAGGCCTGGCAGTCGCTCACCGAACTGGCCGGGATCGCTCTGGAAGTGGAGGTGGAGACCGGCGTGAAGAAGGAGCGTGGCTATTTCCTGGAGGATCTGCTGTTTACCCATCGTGGCTTGTCGGGTCCGGCGATCCTGCAGATTTCCAGCTACTGGAAGCCCGGCGCGCCACTGACGCTGAACCTGCTGCCGCAACTGGACGTGGCCGAGACCCTGATCGAAGGCAAGGGCAGCATCAAGAAAAACCTCGGCAACATCCTGGCGCAATGGCTGCCCAATCGCCTGGCCGAGGGCTGGCTGAAGATCCATGGCTTCGACGCCGGCGCGCGCATTGCCGATATGCCCGACAAATCGCTCAAGAAGCTGGGCGATTCGCTGAACCGCTGGGTGATCGTCCCCAGCGGGTCGGAGGGGTATCGCAAGGCCGAGGTCACGCTGGGTGGGCTGGATACCCGCGAACTGTCGCAGCAGAGCATGATGGCCAACAAGGTGTCGGGGCTGCATTTCATCGGCGAGGCCATGGATGTGACCGGCTGGCTGGGAGGCTATAACTTCCAGTGGGCCTGGGCCTCAGGCGTGGCGGCGGGTTCGGCGGTGTGAGCGGATTTTTTTGGTCACATCCTCTTGACTTCAGGTGAAGCTTCACCTTGACTGTGATAAGTGCCTGATTCTTATCCCTTTTTTACCACGGGGGTGGAAAAAATGCCACGTTTGGCCTTCCAATCGGAGGCTAGTACTGCTACAATCGCTTTCTTTGCTAATCCAACCTAACCTTTTTGGTTTGAATTTACATGACCACTATTCGCGTTAAAGAGAACGAGCCGTTCGAAGTTGCAATGCGTCGCTTCAAGCGCACCATCGAAAAGACCGGTCTGCTGACCGAACTGCGCGCACGCGAGTTCTACGAAAAGCCGACCGCTGAGCGCAAGCGCAAGCTGGCTGCTGCCGTGAAGCGTCACTACAAGCGTATCCGCAGCCAACAGCTGCCCAAGAAGCTGTACTAAGAATTTCTCGCCGCGCATTCGTGCGGCCGATGTGTAAACCCGCTCCGGTGTTGGTCCGCAGCGGGTTTTCGCATTTATTCCCGATTTCTCTGCAGACCTTTTCCTGCTTTGTCGGCTGGCCTGGTTTTTCATGGTGATGGCCCAAAATAGGAAGGAAAGCGCCAATTCGGGCTGGCGATAAGCCCATCCATGTTCTACGATCCTAAGACGGGTTGCCTGTTGCCGCCCGGAATACTGGATGCGGGATGGCGCCAGAACGCAGAATACTCATCCACCTCATCTTCGGAGTACCCCATGGGTTTGAAAGAGCAGATCACGGAAGACATGAAGGCCGCCATGCGCGCCAAGGACATGGGCAAGCTGGGCACGATTCGCCTCTTGACCGCCGCGATGAAGCAGAAGGAAGTCGATGAACGGGTCGAGCTGACCGACACCCACGTGCTGGCCATCATCGACAAGATGGTCAAGCAGCGCAAGGATTCTATCTCGCAATTCGAAGCCGGCGGTCGCCAGGACCTGGCCGATATCGAGAAGGCCGAGCTGGCCGTGCTCACCACCTACATGCCCGCCAGCCTGTCGGAAGAAGAAATCAAGGCCGAAGTGCAAGCCGCCGTGGCCGCTACGGGCGCCGCCGGTCCCCAGGACATGGGCAAGGTCATGGGTGTGTTGAAGCCCAAGCTGGCCGGTCGTGCCGACATGACGGCCGTATCCGCCCTGGTCAAGGCCGCGCTGGCGGCCTGAGCGGTTTGTCCTTGTTGCCCGTAGCCCGGAAACCCAGGTGATTCCACAGTCGTTCATCCAGGACCTGCTCAACCGCGTCGATATCGTCGACGTGGTGGGGCGCTACGTGCAATTGAAGAAGGGCGGCGCCAACTACATGGGCCTGTGCCCCTTCCACAACGAGAAATCTCCCAGCTTCACCGTCAGTCCGACCAAGCAGTTCTATCATTGCTTCGGCTGCGGCGCGCATGGCACGGCGATCAGCTTCCTGATCGAATATTCCGGCATGGGTTTCGTGGAAGCGGTCAAGGATCTGGCCCAGAACGTGGGCATGGTGGTGCCCGAGCGCGAAGACAGCATTCCCCTGGCCCAGCGTCAGGAAAAGCAGGCCAAGAGCATGGCCCTGTCGGATGTGATGACGCGCGCCAATGATTTCTATCGCCATCAGTTGCGGGCTGCCCAGCCGGCCATTGCCTACCTGAAGGGGCGGGGCCTGACCGGCGAGATCGCGGCGCGCTTCGGCCTCGGCTATTCGCCTGACGAGTGGGATAGCCTGCGCCAGGTGTTCCCCGATTACGAGAATGAAGCCCTGGTCGAATCGGGCCTGGTGATCGACAAGAGTGAAGAGGGCGGGGGGCATCGCAAGCGTTATGACCGCTTCCGTGGCCGCATCATGTTCCCCATCCGCAATACCAAGGGGCAGGTGATCGGCTTTGGCGGGCGCGTGATGGATGGCGGCGAGCCCAAGTACCTGAACTCGCCTGAAACACCGCTGTTCCAGAAAGGCAGCGAGCTGTATGGCCTGTTCGAGGCGCGCCAGGCGATCCGCGAAGCCGGTTATGCACTGGTCACCGAAGGCTACATGGATGTGGTGGCGCTGGCTCAGTTGGGCTTCCCCCAGGCCGTGGCCACGCTGGGCACGGCTTGCACGCCCATCCATGTGCAGAAGCTGGTGCGCCAGACCGACCAGGTGATCTTCAGCTTCGACGGCGACAATGCCGGCCGGCGCGCCGCACGCCGCGCGCTGGAAGCCTGCCTGCCGCACGCCTCGGACAACAAGATCATCAAGTTCCTGTTCCTGCCCAAGGAGCATGACCCGGACAGTTACGTGCGCGAGATGGGGGCGTCGGCCTTTGAAGAGCAGATCCGCGAAGCCATGCCGCTGTCGCAGTTCCTGCTCAAGGGAATCATCGGTGAGAACGACCTGCGCACGCCTGAAGGCCGAGCCCATGCGCAGTTTGCCGCCAAGCCGCTGCTGCAGGCCTTGCCGGCTTCCGGCTTGCGTTTGCAGATCGTGCGCAGCGTGGCTCAGGCCACGCAGACGACGCCGGCCGAGCTGGAAGTGCTGTTTGAGCTGGAAAAGCCGGTGGCGCGGGTACGCAGCGCCCCGCCGCGCAGCAAGCGAAGTGCCCCGGTTGAGCTGGAGCGCCAGATCATGCGGCTGCTTGTAGCGCATCCGCAACTTTCAGCCGACCTTGATGCTGGAGCGCTGGAGGCCATCGCCCGCTTCGCGCCGGACCGTGCCGAACTGCTGACGTACTTGGTTGGAGTTGCCCAAAGCATGGGCGAGCAAGCGAACTTTGCGGCCCTGGTCGAGCACCTGCGCGAGGGTGGCCCCGAGTTTGACTCAATGATCGCGGAAATCGCGGCCGAGTCGGAATCCGAATTCGACGTGGTGCGGGCCGAGATGGCCGGCGCCATCCGCCAGGCCAGGATCCGGGCGCTCGATGACGAGATGCAGATGCTGGTGGCCTCGAACCTGCGCACCGAGGAAGAGCGCAACCGCTACCGCGAGCTCATGCAGCGCAAGGAATGGCTCAAGCGCCAGACCAGTGGGGCTGCCGTGGCGGGATGAGAATGAACCGCCCGGTCAGCAGCAAGGCGCGGGCATCAGCAGCAGGAGGATGGACAGGCGTGACCGCCCGTGCAGGCAAGATGGGCATCATGCGTGGCAGGTATGCAGGAGAGGCTGGCGCCAGGATATGGAAAACACGGTAAAGCCATGCAAATTGCCGTGATTTGCAAGCCGGATCGCTGGCGAATAGCCGAATATCCCGGCTTGATCCCGGAGAAAAGAGCCCCATCTGTGCTATACTATAGGGCTTTAGTTCCGCCGGATGGCTCTTGCATCCCCACCCTGCGGCGACATGCCTTCACCCCGGCGCATCGGGAGGGAGGACGGCAGACAGTGGTATCGCCTGCCGGATTGCAAGCGGCACGACTGCCTGCTGCGCGCAATCGATGGCCCGCCGGTAAAAGGAACGTTGCGCGTGCAGCCGGAGTCTATCGGGAAACCGTTGCCGGAGTTGCATCATTAGCATGACTTGATTGGCGCAATGAGTGAATTCTCAGTTGGCAGTTGATTCTATGGCAAATGCAATGAAGAAACCCGCGAAAACTCCCGCAGCGTCGGCAAAGAGCAGCAAGACGGCAACGGCGGTAAAATCCACCGCCGTGGTCAAGACCACCAAGGCGGTGGCCGCCAAATCGCCGGTAAAGGCAACGGTGAAGACCGTTGCCCCCGTAAAACCCACGGCCAAGACTGCAGCAGCAGCGACGCCGAAAAAGGCGGCAGTCAAGACTGCTGCCGCCAAGCCGGCACGCGCCGCAGCGCCCAAGGCGACTGCAACGCCAGCCAACAAGTTACCTCAAGCCGCCGAACAAGCGGTTTCTGTGAAAGCGACGAAGACTTCCGTGACCACCAAGAAACCCGAAACCAAGACCGCCAAGACCACCAAAGCCGCAAAGGTCGAAGGCAAAGATGTCAGCGCGACCGCCGCGTCGAGCGTAAGCCAAACCACTGATGCCGCTGCCCTGGCAGCCATCGACACGTCCGGCTATGTGCTGCCGAGCGTCAAGGTGCCGGGCCGCCGTGGCCGCAAGCCCAAGGAATTCCAGCCCGAAAGCGACGAAGTCGCAGCGTTGAACACCATCGAACGCACCGAGCTGAAGGCAGCCGACAAGGCCAAGGCCAAGGACCGCAAGGCCAAGGAAAAGGCCCTGCTGAAGGACGCCTTCTCTTCCGACACCGAGGCCAGCGAAGAAGAACTGGAACGTCGTCGCCAGAAGCTGAAGACCCTGATCAAGCTGGGCAAGGAGCGCGGTTTCCTGACCTTCTCGGAAATCAACGACCACCTCCCGGAAAACATCGTCGACCCGGAAGCCATCGAAGGCATCATCGGCACCTTCAGCGACATGGGTATCTCGGTCTACGAGCACGCCCCGGACGCCGAAACCCTGCTGCTGTCGGACAATGTGGCCAACGTCGCCAGCGATGACGACGCCGAAGCCGCTGCCGAAGCCGCACTGTCGACCGTGGACTCCGACTTTGGCCGTACCACCGACCCGGTGCGCATGTACATGCGTGAAATGGGTTCGGTCGAACTGCTGACCCGCGAAGGCGAAATCGAAATCGCCAAGCGCATCGAAGATGGCTTGAAGGACATGATCCAGGCTATCTCCGCCTGCCCGACCACGATCGCCGAGATCCTGGCCGCGGCTGAGCGTATCTCCAAGGATGAGATCAAGGTCGACGAAATCGTCGACGGCCTGGTCGATCCCAACGAGAGCGAACAGCAGGTCGAAGCCGCCGCTTCCGACTCCGATGAGGACG is a window from the Herbaspirillum rubrisubalbicans genome containing:
- a CDS encoding cation:proton antiporter, whose amino-acid sequence is MEWALPSFTLAQTLQWNALLVFGGLLLFGLIAGYVVSKSPWVPRITGYLLVGFLLGAGGFNLLSGEVLKVTNIFADIAVALVVYQLGRYVDIGWLRREKWLLITVAVSAVLCFGFVSIALTWFGTDSVLALLGGVMAIATAPAVVLVVLRDLKAEGQVTRRLAAMTALNNFVAVLAAYALLPVIAHEAGTPVWTLIQHTLYSLVGSAILAYLTYWLMMPLARLLGRENSSQFVLVISVIALAIGVAHALHLPVMLTMLIFAILSKNLDRQFDLMELEFGVANELFVVMLFVTVGASMKLSDLSLLGYSVLILIAARFLAMGLGIFLFARFARMNWRQAGLLTLGTLPMTEIGVGLMQTVSSLYPHTTANVVPLLAGSMVVLEFLGPVATQFALIKSGESGRE
- a CDS encoding NAD(P)/FAD-dependent oxidoreductase; its protein translation is MSKNHPNHFDVAIIGAGAAGMMCAAVAGQRGRRVVLIDHAGKLAEKIRISGGGRCNFTNVGAGPQHYLSQNPHFCRSALSRYTPQDFIGLVKRHRIGFHEKHKGQLFCDDSAEDIIAMLKAECDVGNVSWRMPCSVQAVSKSGEQFRIATSAGEIQAASLVIATGGLSIPKIGATDFAYRIARQFELKLIEPRPGLVPLTFDGKAWQSLTELAGIALEVEVETGVKKERGYFLEDLLFTHRGLSGPAILQISSYWKPGAPLTLNLLPQLDVAETLIEGKGSIKKNLGNILAQWLPNRLAEGWLKIHGFDAGARIADMPDKSLKKLGDSLNRWVIVPSGSEGYRKAEVTLGGLDTRELSQQSMMANKVSGLHFIGEAMDVTGWLGGYNFQWAWASGVAAGSAV
- the rpsU gene encoding 30S ribosomal protein S21, producing MTTIRVKENEPFEVAMRRFKRTIEKTGLLTELRAREFYEKPTAERKRKLAAAVKRHYKRIRSQQLPKKLY
- a CDS encoding GatB/YqeY domain-containing protein, which encodes MGLKEQITEDMKAAMRAKDMGKLGTIRLLTAAMKQKEVDERVELTDTHVLAIIDKMVKQRKDSISQFEAGGRQDLADIEKAELAVLTTYMPASLSEEEIKAEVQAAVAATGAAGPQDMGKVMGVLKPKLAGRADMTAVSALVKAALAA
- the dnaG gene encoding DNA primase, yielding MIPQSFIQDLLNRVDIVDVVGRYVQLKKGGANYMGLCPFHNEKSPSFTVSPTKQFYHCFGCGAHGTAISFLIEYSGMGFVEAVKDLAQNVGMVVPEREDSIPLAQRQEKQAKSMALSDVMTRANDFYRHQLRAAQPAIAYLKGRGLTGEIAARFGLGYSPDEWDSLRQVFPDYENEALVESGLVIDKSEEGGGHRKRYDRFRGRIMFPIRNTKGQVIGFGGRVMDGGEPKYLNSPETPLFQKGSELYGLFEARQAIREAGYALVTEGYMDVVALAQLGFPQAVATLGTACTPIHVQKLVRQTDQVIFSFDGDNAGRRAARRALEACLPHASDNKIIKFLFLPKEHDPDSYVREMGASAFEEQIREAMPLSQFLLKGIIGENDLRTPEGRAHAQFAAKPLLQALPASGLRLQIVRSVAQATQTTPAELEVLFELEKPVARVRSAPPRSKRSAPVELERQIMRLLVAHPQLSADLDAGALEAIARFAPDRAELLTYLVGVAQSMGEQANFAALVEHLREGGPEFDSMIAEIAAESESEFDVVRAEMAGAIRQARIRALDDEMQMLVASNLRTEEERNRYRELMQRKEWLKRQTSGAAVAG
- a CDS encoding YbdK family carboxylate-amine ligase; the encoded protein is MNTETLIRTEHDAPSSQAHVVGSQESAGMLPFGSSTPFTMGIELELQLVNRRNYNLASDAVDLLNWIEPRDLQKQIKLEMTQGMIELNSGIHTRVDELIEELKGLRAALNKGAQYLNIDVSGGGAHPFQHWNEQRITPSERFHYLHEKYGYLAKTFTVFGQHIHIGVENGDDALYLTHGFSRYVPHFIALSAASPFYQGADTKFDSSRSNVVRAFPLSGTAPVHTKWAEFETYYDELHQMGIIASMKDFYWDIRPKPEYGTVEIRVCDTPLTIEHAAHLGAYAQLLARWILTERPFVVSDDFYLLYQYNRFEASRFGLNGQLALHGATPSQSRKLPIYEHLLQQLQLLEPYVANEAERQTILRLRRIAHDRLSDASWLRQMFAQRGSLNDMMRLSSELWMGVEPPPYFQ